The genomic region aatatcttttccttatttgaaaaattataaatatcaccTGAAGTGTAAACTTCTTTAAAAGGAATGTTACATATCAAATGAGATTATTATGTACTAATATATGAAAACCCACACAGAatgtttacaaatatttgtggACCAAGCtgaatatttagttatatatcAAGTAATTCTAAATTAAGATTGTGTTATCTTTAGTTAATATGGTTGATTAATGGCatcattttgaattgaatattataaaggcttgattgaatttttttgtcctataattagAGGTGATTGGCGTTTTGGATTATCAAAAAGTGAAACTTATAATCCGATCTATTATCTTAGTAAATTTTACGATTTACTAACACATTTTTTGCTAGAAATATCCGAATTTGTCGAAATTTAGCACGTGCAAGTCGTGTGCTGGcttaaatttgatgatatattGATACTTCCACATGTGATTTTTCAGttacttttcaaatttctgaACGAAATGTGTCTTCGAATTatgaaatttgcaaaattaatgGACCAAAACTAGATATGGCAAAATGGACCAAACTGAAGGTGAGAATTATCTTACCACACTAAGTTGTGGTGTGGCATCTGCTTCTCTAAAGAGTGTGACAACCGGTGCAGTCGGACATCATAGTGATTGCATGTGGAGGGGCATTGTTGCAGAGGGTGGATTGCCTGTTTGTCTTGCTCGGTGTGTTGCTATAGGACAACAGATTGTCGCTCGTATGTAAGTATGAACTCTTCACAACTTCCAATAATTACTCCTTCAGATAGAGTTTTTGCTTACACATTTTGGTAGAAAAGTTTAAAGTTGGTCAAAATTAGCACGTGCAAGTCATATGTTGGTCTAAATTTAAGGATATACATGACTTGGATATGTGGTTTTTCAACTAATCTTTAAATTTCTTGCAAAATATGTCTgcaaatcatgaaatttgcaAAACTAATGGACCAAATTGCAAGTCCTAATTTAGGATGAaagttacaatatttttaaataatccatAGTACAGTCAGAGGACACCAtactcaattaaattcaaacaaatttgagTTACAGTATTCCCCGCACGCATCCACCCTTGTGCCATCATTATCCTTTGGCTGGTGCGTACGACGTATctctttttaaggaaaaattcatatttttggtaCATTTGttaacattaaatttcatcatttatttatgcatatggcaattttagtccatcaatcaatgaaattttgaaaattgtccaacaatgCAAATAGTGACTGAAGATTAATtcacattttgaaaatttatgggTGAAtctattgttattatatatatatatatatatatataaatggtaattacataataacatcaatatcttaataaattgatcGCAATGCATCAATTTGGCAATATGACGATATTCGATTCATATTTCAATATAACAAAGAATAATgaaatagattaaaataaattcagataAAGTCAGTCAAATACACATACTTCTGATGGGATTCGAACCAACTTTGTTATActtattcatgaaaaataGCTCACCTATAAGTGATAGGCTAAGACATGGTTGACCAAAACTTTACATGTTATTCAGGAAATCAAAATGTGACATGATTTTGActataataagagattttaAGAGAAATTTTCAGGGGCAAGTTGcataacatcaataaaataatgaaggattttaagcagtaaatttcataaaattgatCGACTCGTGCAACATATAACAAAAAGAGTAATAATGATAGTAGaaagagtaataaaattatcataatgcAATTATAAAGTGAAGACATTAACTTTATCATATCAATAGCATggaattagtaaataattttaagtttcaaagtttgattttataaattataatgataaaaaaaaaattgaaggctaagtaatgcaaaaatgaaaacattaacttaataaattaagataaaattcgCGTTACAGTATCCATCGCACCCATGTCCCATCCACACTCGTGCCATGGCGTCCTCCGGCCATTGCATACACCAAATCTCTTTATAAGGAAAACCCATATTTTGGTACATTTAGTAGTATTAaatttcatcctttatttatgaatatggcaattttagtccatcaattagtgaaatttaaaaattgtcaaacgATGCAGATATTGACtggaaattaattcatattttgaaaatttctgaGGTGAAtctattgtttttaatatatatataagtggtaattatataataatatcaatatcttaataaattgattgtaatGCATCAGTTTGATAATATATCGATATTCGATTCATATaccaatataacaaaaaataataaaataaattacaataaattcatataaaatgagtGAAATACCCAAAGGTCTGATGGGATCCGAATCCATCACCTTACACTTGTTCATGAAACCTAGCTCACCTATAAGCAATAACCTAAGACATTGTTGACTAGAAGTTTAGAAGTTAGTTATAAGGAATTCgaaatttgatatgattttgGTTATAATAAGATATCTTAGGAGGATTTTTCAGGAATGTTGCATAAAATTGGCCGACTTGtacaatatataacaaaagaataataataatagtagaaagagtaataaaattatcttaatGCAATCATAGAGTGAGGACATAAACTTTATCggataaaatgcaatttaaccccctgtgttttccaaaaagatttaaaataccccatatgaaaaataaaatagtaagaCCCTGACCCCCATGCCCCGGGATTTAGAAATGTAGCAGAACACCCCCTTGGATTCGGACACAAGCCCGTCATGCAATTTGggcttaatttttaacaacaaagtaattttatatctTAATTTGTGAATCGTTAGTTCTTGCTTGATATATATCTAATTGTTGAAATTTGTAGATAACAAATCAAAGgttatatttcattatttgaatCAAATGTCTAGATTTAATGCACAATTCAATGGTCCAGATTTCACTCAATTTAAATTACCAGTCtagatttaatatataaatttttatcaaattttttattaaatatgaaaaaaaatcaaatatattaaaaataattttaaaaaatattgtctcCATTACTCCACCACCACACTAGCGTCTCCTTAACGCTGGCCCCTCAAACTTCCTTCGAGTGCCCTGTTCTCCTCCTTGGCGATGGCCTCCTCTGCGCCTCGCTTTTGCCTCTCCTCTGAGCGCTCGCCCTCACCTCCTCTCATTTGTGCACCCACCCTCTTCCCTCCTGTCTCGCAGCGGCCGACGTCGATTTCACtgtttttatatgtatatatgtatacacacattatatataatatacatttatatgtaaataactatctataatttaaagatatataaatttaatctaaatatattttataaatttaaataatattggcaAAATCTGAAccatttatttctataattttttttgacaaaatcttgattgaaaaacagttataaatgacaaagtgcaaaattttgtagAATTGAGATAATAagttgaccaaaaaaaaaagtttaaatgccaaagtaaaaaaaagtcatagttcggatgataaaatataattaatcctaagTATCAATAAGTAATaggaatttaaaattttaatttaattcagggtgaaaaattataatatttccCAATAATACACATTACAATAAGGAGCCACCAAATgcattaaattcaaacaaatccaACAATATATTACGGTGACCACCACGCTCATACACTTACAACACTTCACTCACCACATTCCCGTTGCACAAAATCTTCATTCACGCGAAACCTCGGGCAACCTATAATTTTTCTCGTTCTTTGTACTTAATCGATTTAATGGCACCACCTACAAAATCCGCGGCGGAAGCAACACAGAACAACGATGCGGCCATCAAAAGTTTGCAGCGGGAGATTCTTCCATCGAATAACTTGTGGATCGGTAATTTGTCACCAAATGTGACAGATTTTGAGTTAAAGCATCTGTTTGCCGCTCATGGAGAAGTGATCGGCATTAATTTATTCCCTCCCCGTCGTTATGCCTTTGTGCACTTCAAGGAAACCGAGGGCGCGACCTTGGCAAGGCATGGTCTGCAAGGCTATGTTCTTCACGGGAAGCCTCTCGTGATTAATTTCGCTAAACCGGTTGGTGATTTATTCACTTTTTTAGTTTGCGATTTCTCTACTTTTTtggtttagtataattactaTTCTTGAATCTAGATGTTTGCTAAATTTATCCCGGCTCTACACGGTGTGTAAGCGATGTGGGTCGGGTGACTGCTATTAAgggaaatattaatttttatcggGTTTGGCAAacctaaatcaattatatgataagtgtatcTTTGTCGTGTAATTAGTGTATAGTTAATTAGAAAAAacgataaattatataataagtgtataaTACTTGCcctgtaattgatttgattagatctgatttgagtaaaaaaaatttcaattattaaatttttagtggAACCCAATGCATGTATTTTCCAAAGggggtaattatttaaaaattctaaagaaaatgaaataaaaattaatgaattaaagaTTTTTTAGCTGAGTTGTCACTTCATGActggatttaattttttctttttaaaggaaaatgtTTTTATTGTGACGGCTCccttctttaatttcttttcttaaaaaccTCCGATCttggtctattttttttcttcattttatttatttatttttttacattttattagtatttatttatcgaatcctatattgttttattataatttttaaataaattcgtAACAGTATTTTCAAgatgaatattttaaacttccaataaaattgaaaacaacaaatgaTACTATTTGTGAAGTattgctatttgttttttttctatatagtatgaaataatttgtttatttataatattgtacCATGATGTTTGTATTTTCCCCCAAAAATATATACCATATATATGGATATTCTTGCTGTtttaattgtcaatttttctttaatagttgtcaattttaataatattctatatatttatatatataaattggtaTCTAGAGCTTCATTTATAGTTTAAAGAGAAACAACACTCTTCATATTTGTCTAAAAAACATAGAAAGTTATATGCATACAAAagtcttatattttttttgtacgtTTGGATTAGGTGTGTCAATATGGGCTAAAATTCAGGGGTTCAACCCAGTTCAATTAATTTTCGATTGTGTTGGATTTGTCATGATTTAGAATGAATTGTTATTGGTGGGATTTAAATagaactattttttatatggattgaatatagttttttaatgGGTCTAATATGAGTTCATATGAATTGATTATGTGTTCATCCCATAAAatagaaggaaaaataattaaaaaaaaaagacaatgcacttttttgtaaaattattgcaatttgaatttgaacccATGACATTTCATATGAAAACTGAGAGAAATACGCACGGGCGGTGTGCACctttctaaaaaatacaaggggcAATGTGCTACTTATGATTAACTCAAACATCAGGGGAGCtccttgtaatttaccctttgttttttgatatattcatTTCTCATTCAATTGGATTTGCAGGCTAAACTGTCCAATATCTTATGGGTGGGTGGAATCAACCAATGTGTTAGCAAAGAAGAATTACAGAAAGAGTTCGTCAAGTTCGgccaaatcaaaaaatttagatatctCAGGGACCAACACATCGCATACATTTATTACATGAGCGTAGAAGAAGCTGCTGAAGCACTGAAAAGTATGAATGGGAAACCAATTAGTGGTGATAAAATACACGTGGATTTTCTCAAGTCACAGTCTCCGAGAGAATCAGTAAGTTGATACTTCCACACTCTACTCATTCTCTTATAACCCCTCATGTCTCAAAATAGTAACCTCCCATCATTATTTCATCACGATTTGCATCATAATATTCTAACGGAAAAAAAGCCGCAATCCcctgtaatattataaataaataaattacctcTTTATGAATCAGTACCTTAGTTatggctaaaatatttcatgattatttgcattataatatttgcatGGATAGCTGAAATATTTGCCATATGACTCTTAGCTGTGGGGCAAACTACAAAGGGCTCTCTTTGACGTTtgctttaattataaatatcttttccttatttaaaaaattataaatatcccctgAATGCAATGACCGGACacaagggggtatttgtaatttaagggGAGgcgtttgtaatttttcaaataataagggaatatttgtaattatggcAAACCTTAGGGAAGTCCCTTCTAATTTAcccataattttttcataatgaaaaaactaattttatttacccgtggttaataataattatttactataatttttagtctattgaaattattttctaacgATTGTCTATATCTTATGAGACTGAGGAATCTTTAATCTCTACTGATTTTTATTTCTGTTCACAATGATTCTAAAGGCCTAAAAAACCTTTTATTGTGTCTTCCAATTTTATAGGAGCAGGGTGCAGGTCCAAGGGAAGGACAGCTTCGCCAAAGGAACTTGGTGCCTTCTGGGATTCAGTGGACGGCAGAACATTCCTTGACAAATTATCCAGACTCCAGTCTTGCTGGGGCTAAAAACCAAAATGTATTACcctaattttgcaaaattcatcaaaacttaattatgaaaacctctataaattaataatatcatgatcacgtaattttattaatttaaaagaatattataaattaataaattattaatataaaaagattttttttgaTTCGACGAACCTTAGTAGTATTTTGGTTTGTGTTGCTTGCAGGATTGTTTCATAGTGCTCGACAACAATCATATTTTACTAAGTTGTcccatatatttgtaattttatagaattattaaattataatattgaagagaccaaaaattcatacaaggggtcttttgaaaaaattattatcttattaatttatcgaaatTATTAATCTAGACCTTGGACTGGAGTTCGGaccagaaaaaaatattattttagagaagttattaatttatagaagttGGTCTGTACATAATTGTCTTCCATTGTCCTTAACTGCTTGTTTTTTGTGCAGCAATCCCTTCACATAGGCTCTCAAGAAGGTGGCTCACAGTGTAGTAAAGTGTTACTGATAAGATATCCTCCTCCTCTTGTCATAGAAAAACACATGCTTCATGGTGCATTGTCCCAGTTTGGAGAAATTAAGAGGATCAATACGTCACAGACATGCATTTTGCTTTGGTGGAATTCAGAACAGAGGAAGAAGCTTCATGTGCTAGAGAGTGTTTACAAGGGAAACTTTTTAATGATCCAAGGATTTCAATTGAGTTCTCCAGTAGTGAGCCTGGCCGGAGAGCACGGTTAAGTGAATGTCCATATCCACCCGTTCAGACGGACATGCTAGACCTTGACCGCCCAGTTTTAGCATCGTTTGGACCTCATCGTCCTGATGTAGTCACGAGACCAATCACCGCTCCGCGTGTTACGTTTGGACCGGTGGTTCCAGGCCCCGGTCACCAAACTCCTGCTGGAGATCCAAATTTGAGAAGGCTATCATCTGCACCTGGAatgatctctttttcttctccagGTTTTAGTATTCCGGACAAACGTGTATCTGGTGCTTGGGATGGTTTTCATTCTAATGAGCTTCACAGAGAGTCT from Sesamum indicum cultivar Zhongzhi No. 13 linkage group LG3, S_indicum_v1.0, whole genome shotgun sequence harbors:
- the LOC105158997 gene encoding flowering time control protein FPA-like; amino-acid sequence: MAPPTKSAAEATQNNDAAIKSLQREILPSNNLWIGNLSPNVTDFELKHLFAAHGEVIGINLFPPRRYAFVHFKETEGATLARHGLQGYVLHGKPLVINFAKPAKLSNILWVGGINQCVSKEELQKEFVKFGQIKKFRYLRDQHIAYIYYMSVEEAAEALKSMNGKPISGDKIHVDFLKSQSPRESEQGAGPREGQLRQRNLVPSGIQWTAEHSLTNYPDSSLAGAKNQNQSLHIGSQEGGSQCSKVLLIRYPPPLVIEKHMLHGALSQTEEEASCARECLQGKLFNDPRISIEFSSSEPGRRARLSECPYPPVQTDMLDLDRPVLASFGPHRPDVVTRPITAPRVTFGPVVPGPGHQTPAGDPNLRRLSSAPGMISFSSPGFSIPDKRVSGAWDGFHSNELHRESKRSRFDAPLSAEIMKTEGENYLTTLSVTTGAVGHHSDCIWRGIVAKGGLPVCRARCVAIGERIDTHLPNVVNCSGRIRLDVLSKKYASAIGFNLLLFLPDGEEDFASYTEFLSYLIAKDRAGVAKLDDGTMLFLVPPSNFLSKVLDASAPLRLHGLVLKFSEPASNSRSMSALPIQPQYGDTHKETYLQTGYNVVYPEQRPLPVTYSGVLPKVSISPPEAPRLLSSSLQGHSVAPPDVNIFGGEAIDHHGTDASKFASSSNIQQEACRVPLANQSNVNDVSKPLPSEVECKHQNQQFQTAVNREVHERTETEAEKNERYRKLLSFAANLLSRVRQQRDSPPENGTRVDESAPSSGN